The Panthera uncia isolate 11264 chromosome B3 unlocalized genomic scaffold, Puncia_PCG_1.0 HiC_scaffold_1, whole genome shotgun sequence genome segment GAGGGCTACgtaatttttcttctatgtttgtgtcataatttatttaacccacTATTTAATACTTAGATTGCTTGTAATTTTTGAGTGTCAAAAGACTGTAATGACCATTATCATAGGTATATTTTTTAGCGTAGTCATGATTATCTTCCCAGAAGTGATGCTGCTGGGACACCGCTTAACCAGATTGTTCTCTAGATACATTCATGGGCTTCTACAGTCAGAAACAAAGGGCCAGTcttagagttttaaattttacaagccagtaatttttttttactgtcattAGATCCAAGCACCTTACCCTTGGGGGAGCAGTTCTAGGCCTTCTCTAAGGgtcttttttactctttaaaattttttattaaatcagaatgaatatttgttttattattattcatgtgATGAAGgggtatatttttattagaaacttTAATAGTGCAGATAAAGGGAGAGTTACCCTTAATAAACCCTTCCCTTAGTCCTATTCTCCTTCTCAATCACTACTATAGGAGATATGTAtgcttttaatcattttttctatacatatacatatgtgtatcaCTATATATGGAAAATGATATATAATTAAACATTCTTTAGATCTTTCCACATTAGTGTATAAATTGTTGCATGGTAAGTGTATCAGTCTATGGATGTACCctagttttaatagttttcttattAACAGGCATTAAGCTTTTCCTAGTGTTTTACAGTAAACCTGTTCTGTTGAGTAAACACATGTTTCTCTTTGAATACATCGCTCAGGTTTCAAGTTTTTcctccaagttagttaacctagAAATAGATTATCTGCTTGAAGAATCTTTGCATTTAAAGTATTAAGATCAgtaaagtgaaataatttatggATGACACAGAATTGctaacttttcattttgtcagGAAAGGGCTTTAAAAAAGCACCATATATTGTTTCTGTCATTtcataaaagaacattttaaaaaaatttcttgggacgcctgggtggctcagtcggttgagtgtccgactttggctcaggtcatgatctcatggttcgtgagtttgagccccgtgtcgggctctatgctgacagcctggagcctgcttcggattctgtgtctccctctctctctgctcctcccccactcattctctgtctctctgcttcaaacataaataaaaacaatttttaaaaaattaaaaaaatttcttaagtagcctctacactcaacatggggctcaaactcaaaattctgagattaagagtcacatgctccaccagctaagccagccaggcaccccttcatgaAAGGATAGTTTAACAGCTGAATATATTTAGTTTGATGAAAATCTCactattgtcattatttttccattttaccatAAATTTTCACAGGCCAGCTTGGATTGGGGTAGAAACTTGGGAATCACTGTTGTGATTTATTCTTTTGCACCCAAAGAGGTAACTCTAAAAGAATtactcttatatttttttaaatattcttagtaCTGAACTGATTCTCATAGTTGAGAAATTAGGTCCTAAGTACTGTCATCATTCTGGTCTATGTGAATACCATAAGTAGAGACCATTTGTTGTTTTGTGAACCTATTACAATCCTATACATTGGGTTTTAATATCAGACCAGAGACACTTAGGCGGTACTGAGTACAGagctggaaaagaaacaaaacctcagGCTCTGGGGCCAGAGAGTCTGTGTTTGGGTCCACACTCTCCTTTTGACTTCATGGATATGCTTTTTAACCTATCCAAaccccattttcctcatctataaaatggtgatagCAATAGTACATGTATCTCCTAACTTAGTTGCAATGATTAAATGTGTTGGTGCACTCAGTGTAGTTTCTGACTGTTGGAAAGTGTTAAACGTTGGctatgattggggcgcctgggtggctcagtcagttgagcgatcaacttcggctcaggtcatgatcttgcagtctgtgagttcgagccccatgtcgggctctgtgctgatggctcagagcctggagtctacctccgattctgtgtctccctctctctgccccttccccgctcatgctgtatgtctctctgtctctcaaaaatgaataaacgttaaaaaaaatttttttttttaacgttggctatgacagggcacctgggcggctcagttggttaaggatttGACTTCGGCtctatgatctcacagttcatgagtttgagtccccctTCGGGTGagctccacttctctctctctctctctcattctcattctcgATGGGATGAAGCACATTTGTAAGTGTATGATCAGTGTAATTATTATGTGTATTATCAGCAGCCCTTAGCCTGTGGAAGAGGTCAAGAAGCTACAGCTGAAATTTAGTATTTAGGTAGAAGTCTGGAGAAGTTACAGAATAGAATGTTGAATTTTAGTGTTAATTGAAGAAACTGGTCATAAGTGGTCTCTGGGGTCCTTGAGAATTCTTTGAATTATCTGAATGTTAATTTCTAACTTTGATACAGGGAACAAAGGCATGCTTTCCTTAGGACATCTCTTACTGCTACCTCATCCAAGGGAATGCCAGTATTCTCATGGATTCTAATGGGGTGGGCGTGGGAAGTTGGGTAAAATGACGTGTGGGATTAACAGGGTCAAATGGTCAAATGCCCTCTCAAAGCTGTCTACTGCCTAAAAGTGTTTGATAAATACAGATATGGTCAAAGCCTTCTGATTCTTCAAAGCAGCTTTGCTGACAATGTGCTTCTTTCAGAAGATGTAGATTCCCCAGAGATTAAGACAGGGTGTTTTACCTAGAAAACCAGTTGTATATTAGGCTGTAGGACTGATGAAACCCTTGCCTGTTGCAGACGCTGACCGGAAAGGAGATTGAGATTGACATTGAACCCACAGACAAGGTAATGTATGGCCAATACTTTTTCATGCCTGTCTCCCTACATGCACATTTGTTTGGATGTGCTGATGAACTTAGTCCTTTCCCTCTCATGCTATCTGCATAGCTCTTGTTCTTTCCACTTCCATGGTTCTACCCCTTAGCAGCCCCTGACTACTTGTACCCCTAAAGGTGGAGCGAATCAAGGAGCGtgtggaggagaaagagggaattcCCCCACAGCAGCAGCGGCTCATCTACAGTGGAAAACAGATGTAAGTTGGACATAGTTGTGAGGTTGAGGGAGCAAATACTGATGGAGGAGCCTGAGATCCTTTGGTGATTTGGTGAATCCTATGAATTCCTTCTCGGATAAGATTTTtgcacacataaaataaaatacatagatttACAAAGGAAACTAATGATAATGAGATACGGTTCTCAAGATACTAAAAACAAAGttgtgaaaaaataatatatgtggtTTATTAATACATTAAGATCTAATGGTAGGAATAATTAccataattttgatatattttcaaaatacttgcAAACAGTTATGTTATGAAATTTCTGTCCACAGGTCACCCATGTTGCTAATACCACTGTGGGTTTTTTGTCTAtgttcaaaattaaaagaaatataggggtgccggagtggctcagtcagttaagcttccaacttcagctcaggtcatgatctcacggttcgtgagttcgagccctgcatcaggctctgtgctgacagctcagagcttggagcccgcttcagattctgtgtctccctctgtctgcccctccactgcttgcactctattTCCCgtattgtctcaaaaataaacattaaaaaaaatttatcaaatttcaTTTAAGGGGttagtaaaaataaagatgtaaattctTTCTGCATTCATAGACCCCCCAGAAAGACTCAAAAAACTAAGCATAAGAATCTTGTTCTAGATGGTATTTCTAATCCCTCCACCCtttttttttgcccccttttCCTGCAGGAATGATGAGAAGACAGCAGCTGATTACAAGATCCTAGGTGGTTCAGTCCTCCACCTGGTGTTGGCTCTGAGAGGAGGAGGTGGCCTTAGGCAGTGATGGACCCTCCCTCCATTTTACCTCCTTACCCTGTCGCTCCTAATGAGGCATCATATGTCCTCTCACTCTGTGGGACACCAGAGCCACTGCCCCCTCTCCCGGATGCCCAGTCTTGTTTGGCGGAAGACCGTGAGGACCCCAGGATGCGGTGTTCCTGACCCAAAGGGCCCTTGGTGGCCATTGGGTTTTAGTTTGCAGTCCTGTGTGCTTCCCTCTCTTATGGCTATGTCCCTAGTTGccaataaaatatttcctgaccTCCTGGAATCTTTCTTGTATTGCACAAAAGTGCACATCACAGTATATACTCTTTTACATTTCTGAAGGACAACGGAAGGGAATGTGCCCTTAGGGGGATTATCAGACTGTAGGAAAGTCAGCTCTAAGTGGTGTGGAGCCAGATCTTATCAGCTCAGGAGATCTAATTATTGTCATCTCTTCCCAACCCCATAATTGATTTCGTGCttgtagcttgaaattggccatgataGGAATATTTACAGAAGCCAAACAATAAaatcagcccctcccccccaaactgGTTGTTACACATTTACCAGTGTACTACTGATATAGGTAGTAGAAACCAGGAGAGTGAATTCTCTCCCATTGTAGCCCTACTGGACATTTGGGCCCGGTTCAAGAAAGGCCTCAGGGGCTTCACAGACACTACGATGTTTATGGCTGGAATGCGGGGGAGGGCTCTGGGTTCTGGAGAGAGGCGGATTCGGAGAAAGGTTGAGTGAAGAGTGAGTGACAAAGCTACGAATAACAGGTCTCAGCTGGTAAGATAAAATGAGAGAGGTGTCGGATGAAAGGGCTCCCTTCCCTGGCGTTTCTAGCCGATTCCCGCCACGCTgggtggagaagaaagggaagaaggtgTCTCGGAGAGATGGACCACTGCGGTCCCGTGGGTGGTGGCGTGGGCACTTAGCTACAGTCCTTCCCCCGCTCCGCCGTCAGGAGGCGCTCTTGCGCGGCCTCCAGACCCACGGCCGCAGCTCCGCGCGGCGACGCTCTAGTCGCTGTTTCTCTAAGGCAGGAGGGGCGGTTTGCAGCCGCAGGGCCTCGCCTCGCGTCGCGCAGCCTGCCAGCGCCGGTCATGACGCGGCTCCCAAAGCTGGCGGTTTTCGATCTGGGTGAGGAACCGGCCCGGGGAGATTTGCGGCGTGCTCTCCTTTTCCAAAGCCCCGCTGCAGTTCTCGGGGCCCTGCGCGCTCCGAGCCTGAGCCCTCCCTCCGTCCTCCCGCAGATTACACGCTCTGGCCGTTCTGGGTGGATACGCACGTAGACCCCCCGTTCCACAAGAGCAGGTGAGGCGGCGCCGGGGAggccggggccgggcggggccggCCTCCGCTGAGCGCGCTCTCGCCCTCCAGCGACGGGGCCGTTCGGGATAGGCGGGGCCAGACCGTCCGACTGTATCCAGAAGTGCGTGACGTCCTGGAAAGGTTGCAGGGCCTTGAGGTACCCGTCGCGGCCGCTTCACGGTAAGGAGAGCGACTGAAAAAAATCTGTCGGTCTCATGCTGAGAGACGCATGCATGAGGAGGCGTCTCGTGTAACCCCTTGGCTACAAAAACTTTGGCGGTGCGGATTTGCAcgtatttgcatatttttctaattgtaCCCTTTcctgtgccttttatttatcAAACCTTGACTGGCTTAGCGCCGCCTGTGTCAGACGGGAAGCCTAGGGAATCGAATAAGGACCGAGGGTGCCTACTTATCCTGGAAAAACAGCAAGTTGATTTCCCCTTGGTTAAACATAACTTGGCTTGCAGCCCCTGGCCCTGCTGATCCCATCTATTATTACACCTTTTTGCAGAACAGGGGAGATTGAAGGGGCCAACCAGCTACTGGAGCTCTTTGACCTTGACAGATACTTTGTTCATCGGGAAATCTACCCAGGCAGCAAGGTCACCCACTTTGAGAGGTATGCAGAGATAAGGTAGAAGCTGGGAGGCCAGAGAGGCTGCAGGAGCTAAGAAGCCAGTGTGgtcaccccctgccctgccttgcACAGGTTGCAGCAGAAGACTGGAGTTGTCTTCTCCCAAATGATCTTCTTTGATGACGAGAAGCGGAATATCCTAGACATCAGCAAACTGGGTACAGAGTGGTGAGATTAGCCTTTTGGGGAATGAGGAGAAAGGGTTCCTAGGAGCGGTTAGATAGATAGGTCCAGGATGGGTAGCTTGCATGCAATTTTTGGGTGCACCCAAAAAAGGTGAGAGTAACAACAGGCTTGATGAAAtgtggcttcttttctttctaggagTTACCTGTATTCATGTCCAGAATGGAATGAATCTTCAAACCCTAAGTCAGGGACTGGAGACATTTGCAAAGGCCCAAGCTGGGCCCTGAGGTCCAGTCCTGTGGATGAGCCTCATTTGAAGcataaaactgaaaggaaatcaCGAAGGCATTTTCAGGTGTATTTGTAAATTATTAAAGTATGTTTGTGTGTGACAGAAATCTTctggctggtttttgtttttctagctttGTAGCCGGCATTGGCTTTTCGGAGGTGCCAAGACCAGAGCGAGTGGAATTAGACTTCATCCGGCTCTGCCAAAGAAACTTGTGGCACACCCGACTGTGGCCCCCTTGTGCTCACACCATCCGCGCCCCAATTCCTGAACTCTGTCAAGGGCCCGGAGAACTCTTCCACTGGCCCCAAGAAGTGGGATGTAAGACCCTGCACATTCCCtttcaggaaaacaaatactgtgcttttttggggggtgggggtggggcggcctttttaaagaatcaaaaacGGAGCGGCCGCTTTAAGAGGAGCGAATGGGTTGGGGGCTGGTGGCTCGGGTCACGTGGCAGAAGTGGCCTCGTTGGCTCTTGTTGATGATGTCGCCGCGGTGCCCCAAGGAGGGATTGGCCCAGGCCGGTCTCTGAGAGATGAGACCGCACCCTCCCGGGAGCCAGGCGGAAGTTGCAAGAAGCCgcggagaggaggcaggagaggcaagGGTGGTGGAGATGAGTGGTCTCGGCAGACTCTTCGGGAGGGGTGAGCCCGGGTGAGCCCGGTGGGCTGGTGGTGCTGGCCAAGGGGGTGTGGGGAAGGCCATGGCCCCCGGCTGTCGCGAAAACCCCGTCCAGGGCCCGGGCCTCCTCACGTGCCAGGAGGCCCCGCCTTGTCAGGCTGTCTGGCTCTGGCTGTCTTCCTTCCCCCGCCCCAGGGAGAAGAGCTCCGGGTCGGGCCGGAACGTGAATGGAGGGTCCCCACTGTTTAGGCTGGGGAGTTGAGTTTCCGACTGTCATCATCTAGTCCTTTCCAAAACACTGGTGCTTCCTTTATGCTGGCCAAGGGGGGAATCCGAGGTGATGAAAAAAGATTGTCTACTTAAAACTCCCATCTGGTGGGGGGAGACCAGCAAAAACTGGTAATAGTGTAGTGTGGGAACTCCATAATGGAGATGTTCCTAAAAACTAGGGGGAGCACAGAAGAGGCGTGAGGGGTTGTGATCCAGAGGGCTAAGGTATGCCAGGTGGAGAATTGAGGTACTCCAGGGGGGAGGTAACTGTGTGCAAAACAGGCAGGAACGAGTATGGTAGTCATACTTAGGGGAAAGAGGAGTTCTGgctggtgggtgtgtgtgtgcgtgtgcgtgggtgtgcgcgcgcgcgcacatgccCACGCCAGCTGAAGAAGAGGAAAGTAGAAGTGTGGATGGAGAGGTGAACAAGGGCCAGGTCAAGAAGGGCCTTGTATTTCTCATTAAAGTTTTAGATTTTATCTTGCAGGCAATGGAGAGTGtgaaaggattttaagcaggcaAGGGCCTgccttattaattttaattactgtCAGAAGTGCAGAAGATGAAGGGGAAAATGgagatcagatttttttttttttttcctctaccccCTGTACTTCATTCAGTTTGAGGGTGTGGAGTTAGGACCTTGGGCATCTCCTAGGACAGCAAGTGGAACAGCGATTATAAAAAGTGACCAAACTCCAGTGGGGATGTGCTCATAGGAGGGCCATGCATATGTGTCAacagggggtatatgggaactttgtatcttcctctcagatttgctgtgaacctaaaacttctcgtGGGCGGGGGCTGAGGGGGAAGCTTGGGAATGACTTGAAAGgcaatttgttgtttttttttttaacgtttatttatttttgagacagagagagacagagcatgaatgggggagggtcagagagagggagacacagaatctgaaacaggctccaggctctgagctgtcagcacagagcctgacgcgggacttgaactcacggaccgcgagatcatgacctgagctgaagtcggccgcttaaccgactgagccacccaggcgccccgaaaggcAATTTGAAATAGCAAAGAATACTGGATTTGGAAGTCATACTGCCACATTTCAATTCCTGCTCAAGTCTCTCTGGCTGtgattttaaacaaatgattattTAACACATATATGCCTGTTTTTCACATTTGTAAAGTGAAGATAGTATATTCATTATAGAGAGTCATTTTGGGATTAAGAGTAAGACAGGTGCCTAGCACACACTCTGCGCTCAGTGATTGGTGGCTAATATATTTCCTCCACACAATATGGGCCTGCTTGATTGCACtccagggaagaaggagaaggggccAACCCCTGAAGAGGCAATACAGAaactgaaggagacagagaagatatTGATCAAGAAACAAGAGTTTCTGGAGCAGAAGATTCAACAGGAgctacaaatggccaagaagcatgGGACCAAGAATAAGAGAGGTAATGGGGGAGAGGTGCCAACTGGGCGGGCCCAGGTGGGAAGCATAAGGGCTTCTGGCTCTGATGCTCAGGGTGTGGGCTGGGTCAGCTGCCCTACAGGCTTTGCGGAGGAAGAAAAGATTCGAACAGCAGTTGGCACAAACCGATGGGACATTATCTACCCTGGAGTTTCAGCGTGAGGCCATTGAGAATGCCACCACCAATGCAGAAGTGCTTCGGACCATGGAGCTTGCTGCCCAAGGCATGAAGAAGGCCTACCAGGACATGTGGGTAcggggggagggaagcagggggcCCAGGCACTGGGGAAAGTAGCTTGGTATTTTCTCTTGACTCTTAAAACCTCTCAGAATGTAAATTTATAGATGTCTGTGACAGCTAGACCTCTGTCAGTCTCCTTGCTTCTTGGAAGATCTCTTTGCTGGCTGAAGCATTCTAGGGAGGAAAGAGgattttcctaattaaaaacaattttttttaatgtttatttatttttgagagaaagaaacagtgtgagtgggagaggggcagagagagaaggagacacagaattggaagcaggctccaggctccgagctgtcagcacagagcccgacgcagggctcaaactcaaaagcagtaagatcatgacctgagctgaagtcagacactcaactgactgagccatccaggtgctcctttttttttttttttaaatttttttaaatgtttatttatttttgagagaaagaaagagtgtgagttggagaagggcagagagagaaggagggattttcctaatttttaaagatcCTTCAGGAAGAGGAGTACAGCCTATTCTCCCCAAAGTGGCTTCTTGCCAATTCTCAGCCCAGACTTGCTTCCACATAATTTCCCAGGGATCTCTTCTGATAGCCATGGATTTATCAGTCTGAGGCCACAGACAGGAGGGTGTTCATCCATGCAAGATGGGAAAGTCAGGAGCGTTGTTGCCTGATTTCATAGCTATATATCTTGTTCTCAGGGACATTGACAAGGTGGATGAACTGATGGCCGACATTACAGAACAACAGGAGGTGGCCCAGCAGATCTCAGATGCCATTTCTCGGCCTGTGGGCTTTGACGTGGATGAGGTGATTGGAGCAAGGGGTCAGGGAATATTGGAGAAAGCATGAGACTAGCCGGAAGGAATGCCCAAGAGAATTGTGGGGCAAATTTGGGAGGGGGGATTCAAAAATGGTATGTTTTCGGAAGTAgacatttcctttcttcatttttaagagtctTCTTGTCCCATGTCCAGGATGAACTGTTGGAGGAGCTAGAGAAGCTGGAGCAGGAGGAATTGGCCCGGGAGTTGTTACATGTAGGCGACAAGGAGGAAGAACCCCCCATCAAACTGCCCAGTGTACCTTCCACACATCTACCTGAAGAGCCAGGTACTCAGGGTTATTCTCTTGTCTCAAGGACTTGAGAGGGTGGGATAGATATGGGGAAAGATTATATTCTTCTTACATCCTGCCTCAAAGGAGCCAGGCAGAGAGGGCTGCTGCTACAGTTGCACAGGTTGTTGACTGCATAAGGGTACCTGGCTGAGGGGGAATGAAGACTAAGTCCAGCCTCTGCCTCACTCAGCAATCTGTGTACCCTGGTGTGGGGCTGCAAGTGCTGGGAGAAAGAAGCACATCTTCCCAATTTGTACAGAGCTGCTCTGGGAATTTGCAGCAGCCCAGCAAGCAGAAGGACCACACCTTTACGTTCTTTGCTGAGGGAGAGATGTTTCAGCAGATTCTCAGTGTCACAGCAGGGGATTATTGACGTTGCCAAAGCCctaatacttctttctttctccggGTATCCTTGTCCCCCAAGCTCCCAAAGCGGATGAAGATGAAGAAGCACTAAAGCAGTTGGCTGAGTGGGTGTCCTGATGTGTCTGGGCTTGTTTTCCTGGCGCTGACTTCATTGGTCTCTTTTCCTTAAGTGCCAAGTGCTAAGCTAAAGGAACGTAGCCTTTTGGGGGGGTCCTGCTGATGGTGATAGTGACCCTGCCTGAAAAAGGGTTgttgccctcccctccctggctcaaCTCTGAAAGAGAATATTGGTGCAAGAGGAGCCCCTTGGCTTCCTTCTCTTTGATAACAGTTACAGTGCCCTTGTTCCCAATAAAATCAGGCAGATGGAACCCTAGTGTTTCTACTGCCTCATCTACACCTGAAACTCTTCCCTGGTCTTTGGAGCTTTGTTTCAAGCGATGAATCATAGTGGGAGTAAGAAGGGGCATTGGAACATAGAGAAAGTGGGCACTGACAATATCTTGatctactatgttccaggcatgtACTGTTTCATCTTTCACATTGGTTTGTCCTAGAGTTGCCTGGTGCTGAGGTTAAGGTTAACCTTATTATATATAACTGCCACCTATTATTTATCTTGGGACCATGTGGAGCTGTCTCTGAGTCTTCTCTCATTGCTTTCCCCCAGTCATGCCTCTGCCAAGACAGCCCCATGACTTACTACTCATTTTCACTTTGCAAAGCCCATTttcaagggcagggagggagaataCAGGGATAAAGGAGCAAGGAGCTTTCCATTATTCAGAACCCATAGCTAACAGGCTTGGTTTGAACTGTCATTTCTGTTTCTAAGAGCAATAGTGTGCATGATTCACTCAGATCGTTTCAGTCGTGGTTAAGGTGGCAtttgaaggaaggagaagaaaccaaGGCATTTCACACATCCTGATACCCATTTCTAAGAGAGCAAATAATGCCATCCCTTTGGTTATAAACAGGGAGAGCCATGGCCAAACAGCAACCAGGGCCTCTGCCCCGCTGCTTGAACATTTAGAATGCACAGAGATGTGTAATAATAAGCATTTACTTAGAATAATGAAACTTCCCGAAAGGGATGTTCATCTGAGCACCCTCTCCCCCTGAGCCACATGTGAGCTATATACTGAATTACAGTGTTGACTTTAATAGGTGTCAAGATGACCAGTTACAGACTGGTTAGAAATCCACCTCTTGGACTCAGTAGTGTTCCCTGCTAGTTCCCTTGAGGAAAGAGTGTCTTTGACTCCAGCTGATGAAACTAAATCAGGTATAGATTTATTTTTCGTAGAAAAGATCGTTAGCCCCAGACCCTCCTGCTTTGCTCCTCTCTCAACTCCCTCCCTTAACCACTTTTAGGTATTGATTTCCAAGGACTGGTGCCGATTAGTGGTGCTGGGGGGTTGGCACATGGCCTCAAGCAGCCTGATCTCATGGGTGGGTTGCTGAGGCTGGAACTTGAGCACCCAAGGATCCTTGATGATGTCCAGGATGGTGGCACGCTTGGTGGCTTGGCATAGCATCTGGAAGACCAGGTTctagggcaggggagagagaggtctTGGCTGAGCTTGCCTCCCATTGTGCCACACAGGCAATGAGCAGTTGGACCTGAGAGAGAAGCAGGATAGCCCATCACACCACTCTGGTAAAAGGGGGTGTGGCCCTGATTTGATCCTGATGAGCCTGGCATGTAACTCCCTggagcagaagggaaggaagggttCCTTGGGGGGAAATCCTTGCCTTATCCTGCTGAAACCAGCTCATCACTCACATCTAAGGTGTGGAGCCCAGGAATGGCCCTTTAAGCTCCCTCCCCACCAACTACTCTGGGGCAGGGGCTACAGTGTGAGACAGTGATGGTGGGGAAGAGCCTCCCCCGGGGTGGGGAGGCCTACATTAGGTATTCCCTCCCTGTGGGTCATCCCTGAGGCCTCAGCCCTCCTGGCGGAGCCAGCACCTTGCACTCCTGGGAGATGGAGTAGTTAGGTGGAAAAGTGACCTCCTTTTGAGTCTCTTTCAGCAGCTTTAAGAGATTGGTGTCATCAAAGGGCAGCCGGGCCACCACTAGAGTGTAGAGGATGACACCCATGCTCCAGGTGTCAGACAGGAAAGGGTTGTAGGGCAAGCCCAGCAAGATCTCCGGGCAGGCATAAGCAAAGCTGCCAC includes the following:
- the NEDD8 gene encoding NEDD8, with the translated sequence MLIKVKTLTGKEIEIDIEPTDKVERIKERVEEKEGIPPQQQRLIYSGKQMNDEKTAADYKILGGSVLHLVLALRGGGGLRQ
- the MDP1 gene encoding magnesium-dependent phosphatase 1 produces the protein MTRLPKLAVFDLDYTLWPFWVDTHVDPPFHKSSDGAVRDRRGQTVRLYPEVRDVLERLQGLEVPVAAASRTGEIEGANQLLELFDLDRYFVHREIYPGSKVTHFERLQQKTGVVFSQMIFFDDEKRNILDISKLGVTCIHVQNGMNLQTLSQGLETFAKAQAGP
- the CHMP4A gene encoding charged multivesicular body protein 4a isoform X1; the encoded protein is MFVCDRNLLAGFCFSSFVAGIGFSEVPRPERVELDFIRLCQRNLWHTRLWPPCAHTIRAPIPELCQGPGELFHWPQEVGWKKEKGPTPEEAIQKLKETEKILIKKQEFLEQKIQQELQMAKKHGTKNKRAALQALRRKKRFEQQLAQTDGTLSTLEFQREAIENATTNAEVLRTMELAAQGMKKAYQDMDIDKVDELMADITEQQEVAQQISDAISRPVGFDVDEDELLEELEKLEQEELARELLHVGDKEEEPPIKLPSVPSTHLPEEPAPKADEDEEALKQLAEWVS
- the CHMP4A gene encoding charged multivesicular body protein 4a isoform X4, with the protein product MFVCDRNLLAGFCFSSFVAGIGFSEVPRPERVELDFIRLCQRNLWHTRLWPPCAHTIRAPIPELCQGPGELFHWPQEVGWKKEKGPTPEEAIQKLKETEKILIKKQEFLEQKIQQELQMAKKHGTKNKRAALQALRRKKRFEQQLAQTDGTLSTLEFQREAIENATTNAEVLRTMELAAQGMKKAYQDMWGH
- the CHMP4A gene encoding charged multivesicular body protein 4a isoform X2, which translates into the protein MSGLGRLFGRGKKEKGPTPEEAIQKLKETEKILIKKQEFLEQKIQQELQMAKKHGTKNKRAALQALRRKKRFEQQLAQTDGTLSTLEFQREAIENATTNAEVLRTMELAAQGMKKAYQDMDIDKVDELMADITEQQEVAQQISDAISRPVGFDVDEDELLEELEKLEQEELARELLHVGDKEEEPPIKLPSVPSTHLPEEPAPKADEDEEALKQLAEWVS
- the CHMP4A gene encoding charged multivesicular body protein 4a isoform X3, with product MLAKGGIRGKKEKGPTPEEAIQKLKETEKILIKKQEFLEQKIQQELQMAKKHGTKNKRAALQALRRKKRFEQQLAQTDGTLSTLEFQREAIENATTNAEVLRTMELAAQGMKKAYQDMDIDKVDELMADITEQQEVAQQISDAISRPVGFDVDEDELLEELEKLEQEELARELLHVGDKEEEPPIKLPSVPSTHLPEEPAPKADEDEEALKQLAEWVS